One genomic segment of Homo sapiens chromosome 14, GRCh38.p14 Primary Assembly includes these proteins:
- the PNP gene encoding purine nucleoside phosphorylase, giving the protein MENGYTYEDYKNTAEWLLSHTKHRPQVAIICGSGLGGLTDKLTQAQIFDYGEIPNFPRSTVPGHAGRLVFGFLNGRACVMMQGRFHMYEGYPLWKVTFPVRVFHLLGVDTLVVTNAAGGLNPKFEVGDIMLIRDHINLPGFSGQNPLRGPNDERFGDRFPAMSDAYDRTMRQRALSTWKQMGEQRELQEGTYVMVAGPSFETVAECRVLQKLGADAVGMSTVPEVIVARHCGLRVFGFSLITNKVIMDYESLEKANHEEVLAAGKQAAQKLEQFVSILMASIPLPDKAS; this is encoded by the exons ATACACCTATGAAGATTATAAGAACACTGCAGAATGGCTTCTGTCTCACACTAAGCACCGACCTCAAGTTGCAATAATCTGTGGTTCTGGATTAGGAGGTCTGACTGATAAATTAACTCAGGCCCAGATCTTTGACTACGGTGAAATCCCCAACTTTCCCCGAAGTACAG TGCCAGGTCATGCTGGCCGACTGGTGTTTGGGTTCCTGAATGGCAGGGCCTGTGTGATGATGCAGGGCAGGTTCCACATGTATGAAGGGTACCCACTCTGGAAG GTGACATTCCCAGTGAGGGTTTTCCACCTTCTGGGTGTGGACACCCTGGTAGTCACCAATGCAGCAGGAGGGCTGAACCCCAAGTTTGAGGTTGGAGATATCATGCTGATCCGTGACCATATCAACCTACCTGGTTTCAGTGGTCAGAACCCTCTCAGAGGGCCCAATGATGAAAG GTTTGGAGATCGTTTCCCTGCCATGTCTGATGCCTACGACCGGACTATGAGGCAGAGGGCTCTCAGTACCTGGAAACAAATGGGGGAGCAACGTGAGCTACAGGAAGGCACCTATGTGATGGTGGCAGGCCCCAGCTTTGAGACTGTGGCAGAATGTCGTGTGCTGCAGAAGCTGGGAGCAGACGCTGTTG GCATGAGTACAGTACCAGAAGTTATCGTTGCACGGCACTGTGGACTTCGAGTCTTTGGCTTCTCACTCATCACTAACAAGGTCATCATGGATTATGAAAGCCTGGAGAAGGCCAACCATGAAGAAGTCTTAGCAGCTGGCAAACAAGCTGCACAGAAATTGGAACAGTTTGTCTCCATTCTTATGGCCAGCATTCCACTCCCTGACAAAGCCAGTTGA